Proteins encoded within one genomic window of Aquarana catesbeiana isolate 2022-GZ linkage group LG03, ASM4218655v1, whole genome shotgun sequence:
- the LOC141134254 gene encoding olfactory receptor 1468-like encodes MLKSNITTIFLLGFHNMGKFNLLAFTTILMIYCTAICGNLLIITLVYYSKTLQSPMYFFLSQLSVSDIILITDIAPNMLNIVLHGQTSISFPGCITQLYFFVLPETFECFLLTVMSYDRYLAICYPLHYVSIMSQVLCIAFVFVAWLLSSSLTSFIIHGVCSLEFCGPNTIDHFFCDFYPLMKLSCSDTSIVRMESTLLCTAVVVLPFLLIVLSYIYIALTILKISSISGRLKSFSICSSHLTVVSIFYGTLISMYVLPNEGQSQMISKILSLLYTVFTPFINPFIYSLRNKDIKNALGFITHTKKSL; translated from the coding sequence ATGCTTAAAAGTAATATTACAACAATATTCTTGTTGGGATTCCACAATATGGGAAAATTTAACCTACTGGCCTTCACCACAATCCTTATGATATATTGTACAGCAATATGTGGAAACCTTCTAATCATCACACTGGTGTACTACAGCAAAACCCTTCAAtctcccatgtacttcttcctctcccagctgtctgtatctgacatcatATTGATTACTGATATTGCTCCTAACATGCTTAATATTGTACTACATGGGCAGACATCCATATCTTTCCCTGGATGCATCACacagctttatttttttgttttaccgGAGACATTTGAATGTTTTCTTCTGACAGTGATGTCCTATGACCGCTATCTAGCCATTTGTTATCCTCTGCATTATGTCTCAATTATGAGTCAAGTTCTTTGCATTGCATTTGTTTTTGTAGCCTGGCTGTTAAGTAGTTCTTTAACAtcttttataatacatggtgtgtgttcATTAGAATTCTGCGGGCCAAATACTATTGATCATTTCTTCTGTGATTTTTATCCTTTGATGAAACTTTCTTGTTCAGACACATCCATTGTCCGGATGGAATCCACATTGCTTTGTACTGCTGTCGTAGTCTTGCCATTCCTCTTGATAGTACTTTCATATATCTACATTGCTTTAACTATATTAAAGATATCATCCATTTCAGGGAGGCTGAAATCCTTTTCTATTTGCAGCTCCCATCTGACAGTCGTGTCTATATTTTATGGGACTCTAATCTCCATGTATGTTCTTCCAAATGAAGGACAGTCACAGATGATCAGTAAAATACTGTCTTTATTGTACACAGTGTTTACTCCTTTTATAAACCCTTTTATATACAGTTTGAGGAATAAAGACATCAAAAATGCTTTGGGCTTTATAACTCATACTAAAAAAAGTCTGTGA